In Bactrocera oleae isolate idBacOlea1 chromosome 5, idBacOlea1, whole genome shotgun sequence, a genomic segment contains:
- the LOC106618932 gene encoding uncharacterized protein produces MLCFFVVTKLLMLKLLLASISGLRAYDFGYHPSAEEFDNFVRETKRTWTRDMLANEHRRAWTAKPPYRDVIGSFVPKYKLNEERLNVATKYDASWSGHMQRVGRPLKHWHESPSVVTAAHALNGQTVGSTFDFNMFDGQSGSNEINTFNLPSVSTSTSATQHNAHISSTTQPQLPVHNLKMPPIKHILGSVSEIASSSETLKPTQHNTNQSFANITRNHNTKQFPLYFTNPTTGIIYAITEVGHMPDAISTLPTSNNSIPIYISKEQYERDLYLQRKYYESNCAAPAAADKISFNPSVATTIISATSAGSNSSMHPQIIRLQRPLSTPISKIPTSKLPTHLHKPPPVMVQTELTISDQMQLPTRKHKTKLKRKNKKKPNRPGRKPNTHLPGLKQSELPRIIKGVRASTSKPQTSTEKQLVATQLEKPNFSNGIFSKSVTSQEHRLHKRSVTNIRAYVNEPRIMAMTDQQLISQAALTPTKERNNVQTINKPTKTAIKRRPRIKKRRAKVGNHTEIQKLSNSAYNRTNWGLPKQPDRRGNSTKLKSKQTTNITNQTLSHNATTELPTLTLTTTTHSKARKEKTKHRRKKKKDRMEKRGEFNLFDFDPDEDDDEDDEEDDDAGKISHRNDDEDDSEDDSYEEDEESYYDYAQTNKKRKRGNHKQQHKEDSNSASFELTEDYTEETAEQTTDVNKNSIVIDDGSSAEPNADFGAMSSEETVMYSSSTTTTMKPVSHTKSVTKKRIRRRPSYSDASTSYEDYEDDDEAGVGGGIGGFFRMIFYPVQVFMNGVADNFGSKESEEEQYLYPTYTTYHNGIQRIESDEEEEEEHTNSLTSWLSSWFSFNRRRKNIGSTTPLPPPPPPTPTEPPSWFESWFNFGSKPMPEETGENDDKWFFGWFDTRPKRRRKMTTTTTTTVRTPDAQVPILTIVDPLKNPQNWIGILAHHIINSTATAVTQNPIMNAITQATVNPDVPRMIDYDRYQIWRLKPLDDTQVHVLEEYKQSEDGIKLQWLKGPSLRGLTDVLVPPKQLIDFEASLSFESIAHEVLIYDVGKAIVYEQAQEQFHFNAAMRPFKNNKNQQKQQAMTMSWHKYYEYDDIITHLEILRMRHPQLVELIHIGRSYEGRPLVIVKIESKEHAASVASQTEVAHKKLKSKKQPKEANSVFIESGTHGLEWIGPATSLWMISELLRLIKSNKTTVDNEYIKNTTWYFMPILNPDGYVYSHKYDRFWRKTRSRHISRRNGIIDSAMTWLQQKKVATRVCYGVDLDRNWHYQWGKRGSSKSACNELYAGPGPFSEPESKALSDFLIDYRKQIKMYISLQAYGQIISYPMKANTSFNAERIDDFLDVAMVGTDGLRKQGSKSRYKIDSTSDLVENRSGCSDAFAAYEVGIPFSFTIQLADNGVHGYLLPSASIEPTARDAFEIITAMIDYI; encoded by the exons ATGTTGTGCTTTTTCGTGGTTACAAAGTTACTCATGCTCAAACTGCTCCTTGCCAGCATATCCGGTTTACGCGCTTACGATTTCGGCTATCATCCGAGCGCCGAGGAATTCGATAACTTTGTGCGCGAAACGAAACGCACTTGGACGCGTGATATGCTCGCCAACGAACACCGACGCGCGTGGACCGCGAAGCCGCCTTACCGCGATGTAATCGGCAGCTTCGTGCCAAAGTATAAACTCAATGAAGAACGTTTAAATGTTGCGACGAAATATGACGCTTCGTGGTCAGGACATATGCAGCGTGTCGGGCGACCACTAAAGCATTGGCATGAATCACCAAGCGTCGTGACGGCAGCGCATGCGCTGAACGGCCAGACTGTAGGCTCGACTTTTGATTTCAATATGTTCGATGGTCAATCGGgttcaaatgaaataaatacgtTTAATTTGCCAAGTGTATCGACGTCCACAAGCGCAACTCAACACAATGCGCATATTTCTTCCACAACGCAACCACAATTGCCTGTGCATAATCTCAAAATGCCGCCAATCAAGCATATTTTGGGTAGTGTCAGCGAAATTGCATCGTCCAGTGAAACGCTAAAACCGACGCAACATAACACGAATCAAAGCTTCGCAAATATCACAAGGAACCACAACACCAAACAGTTTCCATTATATTTTACCAATCCCACCACCGGCATCATATATGCGATTACAGAGGTAGGACACATGCCGGATGCCATAAGCACATTACCGACCTCCAACAACAGCATACCGATTTATATCTCGAAGGAACAATACGAACGTGACTTGTATCTACAACGTAAATATTACGAAAGTAATTGTGCAGCCCCTGCTGCTGCAGACAAAATTTCGTTCAATCCGAGCGTGGCCACAACCATCATCTCGGCGACCTCAGCAGGTTCGAATAGCAGTATGCACCCACAAATTATACGCCTGCAAAGACCTTTAAGCACGCCTATATCCAAAATCCCAACCTCCAAGTTGCCTACACACTTACACAAACCACCACCGGTTATGGTGCAAACCGAGTTGACGATCAGTGATCAAATGCAGTTACCAACACGGAAACATAAGACTAAGCTCAAGCGCAAGAATAAGAAGAAACCAAATAGACCAGGGCGTAAGCCTAATACACATTTACCGGGTCTCAAACAGAGTGAGCTGCCGCGAATCATCAAAGGTGTACGCGCATCAACATCGAAACCCCAAACAAGCACCGAGAAACAACTAGTCGCCACACAGCTGGAAAAGCCGAACTTTTCAAACGGTATATTTAGCAAGAGCGTCACATCTCAGGAGCATCGTTTACACAAACGTTCCGTTACAAATATACGCGCCTATGTAAATGAACCGCGAATTATGGCAATGACAGATCAACAACTCATTAGTCAGGCTGCTTTGACCCCGACTAAAGAGAGAAACAACGTCCAAACGATAAATAAACCAACGAAGACAGCGATAAAAAGACGACCCAGAATTAAGAAACGTCGTGCAAAAGTGGGGAATCACACTGAAATACAAAAACTAAGCAATAGCGCATACAATCGTACCAATTGGGGGCTGCCAAAACAACCTGACCGAAGAGGCAATTCAACTAAGTTAAAATCTAAGCAAACAACTAATATTACAAATCAAACACTCAGCCACAATGCTACAACAGAATTACCAACATTAACACTGACCACAACTACACATAGTAAAGCTAGGAAGGAGAAAACCAAACATAGAAGAAAGAAAAAGAAGGATAGAATGGAAAAAAGAGGTGAATTCAATCTCTTCGACTTTGACCCCGACGAAGATGATGATGAGGACGATGAAGAAGATGATGATGCTGGAAAAATATCTCATCGCAACGACGACGAGGACGATAGTGAAGATGACTCGTATGAGGAGGATGAAGAATCTTACTACGACTATGCGCAAACTAATAAGAAACGAAAACGCGGCAAtcataaacaacaacataaagaaGACAGCAATTCTGCCAGTTTTGAGCTGACCGAAGACTACACAGAAGAAACAGCAGAGCAGACAACAGATGTAAACAAAAACTCTATTGTAATTGATGATGGCAGTTCAGCGGAGCCCAACGCCGATTTTGGTGCAATGAGTTCAGAGGAAACTGTTATGTACAGTTCGTCCACAACAACTACAATGAAACCAGTTTCGCATACTAAGTCCGTTACCAAGAAACGCATACGCAGACGTCCATCGTATAGTGACGCATCAACATCCTACGAGGATTACGAGGATGATGACGAGGCTGGCGTTGGTGGTGGTATTGGCGGTTTTTTTCGTATGATCTTCTATCCAGTGCAAGTATTTATGAACGGTGTTGCCGATAATTTCGGCAGTAAAGAATCTGAAGAGGAACAATACTTATATCCGACTTATACCACTTATCACAATGGTATACAGCGGATTGAGAGTGATGAGGAGGAAGAGGAGGAACATACGAACTCCTTGACCAGTTGGTTAAGTTCATGGTTCAGTTTCAACAGACGTAGGAAGAATATTGGTAGCACAACACcactaccaccaccaccaccgccgaCACCTACTGAGCCACCCAGTTGGTTTGAGTCGTGGTTCAATTTCGGCAGCAAACCAATGCCTGAGGAGACAGGTGAAAATGATGACA AATGGTTCTTCGGTTGGTTTGATACGAGACCCAAGCGTCGACGCAAGATGACTACCACAACTACGACCACAGTACGCACACCCGATGCACAAGTGCCAATTTTGACGATCGTCGATCCGCTGAAAAATCCACAAAATTGGATTGGCATTTTAGCACATCACATCATAAATTCCACCGCAACGGCAGTTACACAAAATCCGATTATGAATGCGATCACCCAAGCCACTGTTAATCCAGATGTGCCGCGCATGATAGATTATGATCGATATCAAATATGGCGCTTGAAGCCGTTGGACGATACACAAGTGCATGTGTTGGAAGAGTACAAGCAAAGTGAAGACGGCATAAAACTGCAGTGGTTGAAGGGCCCCAGCTTGCG CGGTCTAACAGACGTACTGGTGCCACCGAAACAATTGATCGACTTCGAGGCTAGTCTCAGTTTCGAATCGATCGCGCATGAAGTGCTTATTTACGATGTCGGCAAGGCGATCGTTTATGAGCAAGCGCAAGAGCAGTTTCACTTCAATGCCGCTATGCGCCcgtttaaaaacaataagaatcAACAGAAGCAGCAAGCAATGACTATGTCATGGCATAAATACTATGAATACGATGATATTATCACACATTTGGAAATATTACGCATGCGCCATCCACAACTAGTCGAGTTAATACATATTGGGCGCTCATATGAGGGACGACCGTTGGTCATAGTGAAGATCGAGTCCAAAGAGCATGCCGCTAGTGTAGCTAGTCAAACGGAAGTGGCACACAAAAAGTTAAAGAGTAAGAAACAACCAAAAGAGGCGAACTCAGTGTTCATTGAGTCGGGCACACATGGCCTAGAATGGATCGGACCGGCCACATCGCTCTGGATGATCAGTGAACTATTACGATTGATCAAGAGTAACA AGACAACCGTTGATAACGAGTACATAAAAAATACCACCTGGTACTTTATGCCCATACTCAATCCTGATGGTTATGTGTATAGTCATAAATATGATCGCTTCTGGCGGAAAACTCGTTCTCGACATATCTCACGTCGTAATGGTATCATCGACTCAGCAATGACTTGGCTGCAGCAAAAGAAGGTAGCAACACGGGTTTGCTATGGTGTGGACTTGGATCGTAATTGGCACTACCAGTGGGGTAAGCGGGGTAGCTCAAAATCAGCATGTAATGAATTGTATGCTGGGCCAGGACCCTTCTCCGAGCCCGAATCGAAAGCGCTATCGGATTTTCTAATAGATTATCGTAAACAAATTAAG ATGTACATTTCATTACAAGCCTATGGTCAGATTATTTCATATCCAATGAAAGCGAACACTTCATTTAACGCCGAACGCATCGATGACTTTCTCGATGTGGCTATGGTGGGAACGGATGGATTGCGTAAGCAAGGCAGCAAATCACGCTACAAGATTGACTCGACAAGTGATCTGGTAGAAAATCGCTCAG GTTGCTCTGACGCATTCGCGGCTTATGAAGTTGGTATACCCTTCAGCTTCACGATACAGTTAGCTGACAATGGTGTGCATGGCTATCTGCTGCCCAGCGCCTCCATAGAGCCAACCGCACGTGATGCCTTCGAAATAATTACAGCGATGATTGATTACATTTGA
- the LOC106618933 gene encoding uncharacterized protein, giving the protein MFSGSSAMTYANRREQKCKFQACPCEKCVCFREERLASGGYNELPDTPPERPSLKYAQDADSNCACQPYNIGPKYKRKFQPIRQQRKQDTDEVKKCCSSKAEVCDSGKGCCNTNGNFMCYLINVISFIAFTIIALLLFWLKMCEWTYALCVKTYHSNRKTQLIVIIITSFMLITMIFTYLMTGTPYQKHITPCKGSHCVTETKEFTVTITDDKAHEIYKQSKLYAIPLEMKQPPTLLLYLRSLILKDE; this is encoded by the exons ATGTTTAGCGGAAGCTCTGCAATGACTTATGCAAATAGACGGGAACAGAAATGCAAATTTCAAGCGTGTCCATGTGAGAAGTGTGTGTGTTTTCGTGAGGAGCGTTTAGCCAGCGGTGGTTACAATGAACTGCCCGACACGCCGCCTGAACGGCCTTCACTCAAATATGCACAAGATGCTGACAGCAACTGTGCCTGCCAACCATACAACATTGGTCCGAAGTATAAACGAAAATTTCAGCCGATTCGGCAGCAGCGCAAGCAGGACACCGATGAAGTCAAGAAATGTTGTAGCTCAAAAGCAGAAGTTTGTGATAGTGGCAAAGGTTGTTGCAACACAAATGGCAACTTTATGTGTTACTTGATCAACGTAATTAGTTTCATAGC CTTCACAATTATAGCTCTTCTACTGTTTTGGCTGAAAATGTGCGAATGGACGTATGCTTTATGCGTGAAAACTTATCATTCGAATAG GAAAACACAActcattgttattattataacaagTTTTATGCTTATAACTATGATTTTCACCTATTTAATGACTGGTACCCCATATCAGAAACATATTACTCCATGCAAGGGATCGCATTGTGTTACCGAAACTAAAGAGTTTACCGTGACTATAACTGATGACAAGGCACATGAAATATACAAACAATCCAAATTATATGCCATACCACTCGAAATGAAACAGCCGCCCACATTGCTTCTCTATTTACGCAGTCTTATTCTGAAAGATGAATGA